A window from Chitinophaga filiformis encodes these proteins:
- a CDS encoding glycosyl hydrolase family 18 protein, producing the protein MKVNFTFRSALSYHRVRHALLVLLLMLGISPLMAQVNPQVPATTKNHNKQVIGYITQWDAWKDVAGIVPKGGYNQLNVDYSQYTILNFSFFGVAKDGSLHSGDFRNKNIYQVGAVQEPAALINEDIYSSWDLFLLKGELDAPLYYISEGSYAYTLGYRNEGSGWKNVNTGQTGAFPLSVPKQGGAQGLIDLAHAKGVKVMASIGGWSMCKHYPEMAADATKRARFVANCVDLINMGFDGIDFDWEYPNDAGMNIEKYSTADFNNFAALVEAVRAAIGPNKLITAAFAAAPAKLQGFNWSRLNNSMNYYNMMTYDYNGGWSNKAGHNAPLYDYPGAEYSNFSVDATVKALKALGVNMSKVNIGAPFYGRGVVTSGTAALNAATTKRAETVQPDGPIQTCADYTNWQKDLWDGTPNYSYILQQTGSGWTEGWDDVAKVPYKTKGNYFLSYDNERSVGEKAKYIKDNGLAGVIIWQVFGDMLNMTSNTVAKGKLIYCPNTTSPLVNKINAVFADGSTPTNQPPSVNLTAPTANATFTAPASITVSANATDSDGSIAKVQFFNGATSLGTVTAAPFSISWSNVAAGTYSITAVATDNAGASTTSSVVSVTVKSGTVDPPPTNKVVVGYWHNWNLASAPYIRLRDVDSRYNVIEVAFGTTGSDYSTVSFTPEGTTVADFKADIAALQSQGRKVLLSLGGENGTLMLATTANKQSFVTSMKNLLDTYNFDGFDIDIEGGTSLQLNNGDNNFMAPTTPKVVNLIAAVKEIVSYRQAQGKNCLLTMAPETYYVQTAYGATYSPLVGAYLPIIYGLRNELSWIQPQLYNTGSVMGLDNKVYSSSTADFIVAMTEMLLQGFPVSGTSQTFPALREDQVAFGLPAAPGAAGSGYTAPAEVKKALNYLMKGQSYGGGYTLRKAGGYAGLRGIMTWSVNWDKVNNSEFAANYYPYFFGSTPGNQSPVVNITSPAAGASFTAPASITITASASDADGTVSKVEFYNGATKLGQATSAPYTYTWTNVAAGTYSLTAVATDNGGAVATSSAVSVTVNGTGSNTCDGIAAWTATGVYTGEQQVVYNGKIYKARWWTQGEQPDTHSGADQVWAYVRDCGGTNPGNQAPSVSITSPASGASFTAPATVTIQATASDADGTVSKVEFFNGSTKLGEATASPYSYTWSNVAAGSYSITAKATDNGNASTTSGAVTITVGGGGNTGNCAGVPTYQTYPAVYNMGDKVVYNGNLYESLSNGLYNVTPGTADWWWKPLGACGASAATVAAVSPVPDNVVNEKVLVFPNPLTGTTLKVQFNAAAGEKVLIELWSTGGNAIIRKQYIAGAKGQQTVDLDVSQVPAGSWILKTSHLKSGRKGTAKVVRL; encoded by the coding sequence ATGAAAGTAAATTTTACCTTTCGTAGCGCATTGTCATACCATCGCGTAAGACATGCATTGCTGGTGTTACTGCTCATGCTGGGTATATCCCCCCTCATGGCGCAGGTGAACCCGCAGGTGCCCGCAACGACAAAGAACCACAACAAACAGGTGATAGGATATATCACCCAATGGGATGCCTGGAAAGACGTGGCCGGCATCGTGCCCAAAGGAGGCTATAACCAGCTGAACGTGGATTATTCGCAGTACACCATCCTTAACTTCTCTTTTTTCGGTGTAGCGAAAGACGGTTCCCTGCACAGCGGGGATTTCCGCAATAAAAATATTTACCAGGTAGGCGCCGTACAGGAACCTGCCGCCCTGATAAATGAGGATATTTACAGCAGCTGGGACCTGTTCCTGCTGAAAGGTGAACTGGATGCTCCTTTATACTATATCTCTGAAGGTAGCTATGCCTACACCCTGGGATACCGTAACGAAGGCAGCGGCTGGAAAAATGTAAATACTGGCCAAACCGGCGCTTTCCCTTTATCTGTTCCCAAACAGGGCGGTGCACAGGGGCTGATTGACCTGGCACATGCCAAAGGCGTGAAAGTAATGGCGTCCATCGGTGGCTGGAGTATGTGTAAACACTACCCTGAAATGGCGGCTGATGCTACCAAACGCGCGAGGTTCGTAGCCAATTGCGTAGACCTGATCAACATGGGCTTCGATGGTATCGACTTCGACTGGGAATACCCCAACGATGCAGGTATGAACATCGAAAAGTACAGCACTGCCGACTTTAATAACTTCGCAGCACTGGTAGAAGCTGTGAGAGCAGCTATCGGTCCTAATAAACTGATCACTGCCGCTTTCGCCGCTGCCCCTGCTAAACTGCAGGGTTTTAACTGGTCACGTTTGAATAATTCAATGAATTATTACAACATGATGACCTACGACTACAATGGCGGATGGTCTAATAAAGCCGGTCATAATGCGCCACTGTATGATTATCCCGGCGCTGAATACAGCAACTTCTCTGTAGACGCTACCGTGAAAGCGCTGAAGGCCCTGGGCGTAAATATGTCCAAAGTGAACATCGGTGCTCCTTTCTATGGCCGTGGTGTTGTAACCAGCGGTACCGCTGCATTGAATGCCGCTACTACCAAACGTGCAGAAACAGTACAGCCCGATGGTCCTATCCAGACCTGCGCCGACTATACCAACTGGCAGAAAGACCTCTGGGATGGTACGCCTAACTACAGTTATATTCTGCAGCAGACAGGTTCCGGATGGACTGAAGGCTGGGACGATGTAGCAAAAGTACCATACAAAACAAAAGGCAATTATTTCCTGAGCTACGACAACGAGCGCTCTGTAGGAGAGAAAGCTAAATATATCAAGGACAATGGACTGGCAGGTGTAATTATCTGGCAGGTATTCGGTGACATGCTGAACATGACCAGCAACACCGTTGCTAAGGGCAAGCTTATCTATTGTCCTAATACTACTTCTCCGCTTGTAAACAAGATCAATGCTGTTTTTGCTGATGGCAGCACGCCAACCAACCAGCCGCCTTCAGTGAACCTGACAGCGCCAACTGCCAATGCAACATTTACAGCGCCAGCCAGCATCACTGTCAGCGCTAATGCTACAGACAGCGATGGCAGCATTGCAAAAGTACAGTTCTTCAATGGCGCTACCAGCCTGGGTACTGTTACAGCTGCTCCATTCAGCATTTCCTGGAGCAATGTAGCTGCAGGCACTTACAGCATCACTGCTGTAGCTACCGACAATGCAGGCGCTTCCACTACTTCATCTGTAGTATCTGTTACCGTGAAATCAGGTACGGTTGATCCTCCTCCTACCAATAAGGTAGTTGTAGGTTACTGGCATAACTGGAACCTGGCATCTGCTCCATATATCCGCTTACGCGATGTAGACAGCCGTTATAATGTGATAGAAGTAGCTTTCGGTACTACCGGCAGCGACTATTCAACTGTAAGCTTTACTCCGGAAGGAACTACCGTAGCAGATTTCAAAGCTGATATCGCTGCACTGCAGTCACAGGGTAGGAAAGTATTACTGTCACTGGGTGGAGAGAACGGCACATTGATGCTGGCTACAACTGCCAACAAACAGTCTTTCGTGACCAGCATGAAGAACCTGCTGGATACTTACAACTTCGACGGTTTTGATATCGATATTGAAGGTGGTACTTCTTTACAGCTGAACAATGGGGATAACAACTTCATGGCGCCAACTACGCCTAAAGTGGTGAACCTGATCGCAGCAGTGAAAGAGATCGTCTCTTATCGTCAGGCACAGGGTAAAAACTGCCTGCTGACAATGGCGCCTGAAACATATTACGTACAGACAGCCTACGGCGCTACCTATTCTCCGTTGGTAGGCGCTTATCTGCCTATCATCTACGGTTTGCGCAACGAACTGTCCTGGATACAGCCACAGCTGTACAATACCGGTTCTGTAATGGGCCTGGACAACAAAGTATACAGCTCATCAACAGCTGATTTCATCGTAGCCATGACCGAGATGCTGTTGCAGGGCTTCCCTGTATCAGGCACCAGCCAGACTTTCCCTGCACTGCGTGAAGACCAGGTAGCATTCGGTCTGCCTGCGGCTCCCGGTGCTGCCGGTAGCGGTTATACTGCACCTGCTGAAGTGAAAAAAGCGCTGAACTACCTGATGAAAGGACAATCTTACGGCGGCGGTTATACACTGCGTAAAGCAGGTGGATATGCCGGCCTGCGTGGTATCATGACATGGTCTGTAAACTGGGATAAAGTGAACAACAGCGAGTTCGCTGCCAACTACTATCCTTATTTCTTCGGTTCTACTCCGGGCAATCAGTCGCCGGTAGTGAACATCACTTCTCCGGCTGCAGGCGCTTCCTTCACTGCACCGGCCTCCATCACTATCACTGCAAGTGCATCTGATGCTGATGGTACTGTTTCTAAAGTTGAGTTCTATAATGGTGCGACCAAATTAGGTCAGGCCACCAGTGCTCCCTATACCTATACATGGACTAACGTAGCAGCAGGCACTTACAGCCTGACAGCCGTTGCTACTGATAACGGTGGTGCTGTTGCCACATCATCAGCAGTTTCCGTTACAGTGAACGGCACAGGTAGCAATACCTGCGATGGTATTGCTGCCTGGACCGCTACCGGTGTTTACACCGGCGAGCAGCAGGTAGTTTACAATGGAAAGATCTACAAGGCAAGATGGTGGACACAGGGCGAACAGCCTGATACGCACAGTGGTGCTGACCAGGTTTGGGCTTATGTACGTGATTGCGGCGGCACTAATCCCGGCAACCAGGCGCCGTCCGTAAGCATCACTTCACCTGCCAGCGGCGCCAGCTTCACAGCTCCTGCTACAGTAACCATCCAGGCTACTGCATCTGATGCTGACGGCACGGTTTCCAAAGTTGAATTCTTCAACGGCAGCACCAAACTGGGTGAAGCAACTGCAAGTCCTTACTCCTACACCTGGAGCAATGTTGCAGCTGGTTCTTACAGCATCACTGCTAAAGCTACCGACAATGGCAATGCTTCAACAACCAGCGGCGCAGTAACTATTACAGTAGGCGGCGGTGGCAACACCGGCAACTGTGCAGGCGTGCCAACTTACCAGACATACCCTGCGGTGTACAACATGGGCGATAAAGTGGTATACAACGGCAACCTGTATGAAAGCCTGTCCAACGGATTGTACAACGTAACGCCTGGTACCGCCGACTGGTGGTGGAAACCACTGGGTGCATGCGGAGCAAGCGCTGCTACGGTAGCGGCAGTATCTCCGGTACCTGATAACGTTGTGAATGAGAAAGTACTGGTATTCCCTAACCCGCTGACAGGTACTACACTGAAAGTACAGTTCAACGCTGCAGCAGGTGAAAAAGTACTGATCGAATTGTGGAGCACCGGTGGTAACGCCATCATCCGCAAACAATATATCGCAGGCGCTAAAGGCCAGCAAACAGTTGATCTGGATGTCTCCCAGGTACCGGCAGGTTCCTGGATACTGAAAACAAGTCATCTGAAGAGTGGTCGTAAGGGTACTGCGAAAGTAGTACGCCTGTAA